The Myripristis murdjan chromosome 6, fMyrMur1.1, whole genome shotgun sequence sequence AGAACAGTGGAGAGGTAGGAGGAATTAGCAAGGCACCAATACAATACTGGGATAAAATGGAATATTGGGATCAAAGATTTTACCCAAGGTTAATATCCACTACGGAAGCCCTGAGtaacatgtcagaaataaaagcaaactgtcTTGACTTTCTCCATTTTTGGTACATAGAACACTATTTCTCAAATATTGGGAAAAAGGATTTTATTTCAATTATGTTGTCCAGTGACCCCATACTAAATGGCACAAGCCTGCACTGtttggcaaaagaaaaaaaaaaatccatattagCATTGAAAATGTGGTATTGGTTACATTTATCAAAACATCACACCTAGCTaccaaaaaatgtattactaCTGATTGGAAATCCTCCTAACTCCTATATTATTCAGTGTGGATGAAAAGAAGTTTCCTCTAAAAACACACCTTATTTGAAATATACTGTCATATTGAAAATACAGGGTATTTTAGACAGATTTGAAAGATTTGAGTCATGAAGTACATTcagtatttattatatttttttatacatcaAACATATATGTTTATCTActtagctgtttttttctttatccttTTCTATAGAAGCACTTCTTGGTTGGGATTGTTAGAGTGTGAAGGGTTAATGGGATCTTATGTTGAATTTTGATCGCCTCTCTATGTAAATTTGTGTGGTAAGTGTCTAAGTACACTGTATGTCTAACTTGTGTATTTGACATTTTCTTCAGGCACTAAATGCTGTTACTTAACAACTGTAATGAGGTTAGCATTGGCAAACATGCAAAGGCAACATAAGCTGACTACTACCTCATTATCAGTAGTTTTGCGGGGCAACGAACAGTCAGTGCAAATGGGGTACCTCCTTAGGGCATTAAAGACTATGTTTAAAATTTCTTAGTACAAAATTATATGATTTATCTTTAATTATTGATGtactgtgaaattaaaatgtctgCTTTCTGCTTCATTGTTCCAGAAGTTTCTCTGACTCCCATACACAGAGGGCCAAAGGGCTCCCAACAAGGGAAACACCACAGGGGGAACTACAATGGTAagtcatatgcacacacacgcacacacacacacacacacacacacacacacacacacacacacacacacacacacacacaggtagcaGTGTGCCTCTCCCAAAAAggtttattctttttattatgtAAATGgataaagtgaaaatgtgagaTTATCTCCACCCTCATTTTTGTCAGCCATTGGCTTCACCCTGACTCCCCTGCGTAGAGGAGCTAACATGAAGACATTCATGCCTCATAACAGGACAGGTATATATATGACATGGTCATATAACAACACCATATCATTTATTGCACCTGTCTTTTATGTTTGGCTGATTAAGAGGTAATGATCCTTTCATGATCCCTTCTCTCAGGTCTGAGCCTGACTCCTCTGAAAAAGCCTTGTCTCCCTGAAGGTATGTTCTGTTAACTCTTGGGTCTATGGCTTGGCTTTGGGTGTTTAgattgattttaaatgtgtgttagtgtgtgtgcgagagagagccTGTGGCATCCTGAGCTGTCCTCATGAGTGTATTCCTGGCAGCAGACTGGCTAAACAGAAGGAATGTTGAATCCCAGCCAGTGTTCTCACAGCGCAGGCCAGAGCTGGTTCAGAGCAACACAGCTGTATTAAGCTGTTTCACACTCTGTAGAACaccctgtgtgggtgtgtgtgtgtgtgtgtgtgtgtgtgtgtgtgtgggtgtgtgtgtgtgtgtgtgtgtgtgtgtgagagagagagagagacagagacccAATGCTTGTGGTCTATGACAGTGGCAGGGCTGAAAGGAACACCATTTTAGTCTCTTCCGCATTGCAAATTTACATGTTCTAcacttttatgtgttttttgctttttatattgCATGGTGGAGCAGTTTCCGTTCCCCTGGTAGTTTTATACTGCTTCAGTTTATTTTAACGCGTAATCACATCTCAGCCAGGTTGCTAGgtcaaaaaaaaactcaaaagtgATGGTGATACATGCTGTAGTTAGTAACAAATTTGTTTTGAGATGCATTGTAGTGCCCATAACAATTGTGtatgttttgtgcatttttctgtatttttatgacGTGCGTTTATGGTTTCACATGTATTTTAAGAGTATCACTAAACGAtgtggtttttgtttgcttCCCTTGAACCCGGGGTGCACTCTGTTATTTAAACTGGGAGGTCACAGATATAGACACACCGTCCCAGCCATCCCCCATGTATTATACCATGTGTACTCTAAGAATCTTAGGCTTGACAAACACCCCAGTGAACCATAATGATGTCTGTTGACTTAATAACTGTACCATGTTGTAACATTTGCAGGTTTATTTGCACTTTCCACTAGGGCTCCAGCTGTAATCGtagctttcttttcttttttgccatcCAAGTCTTTTTTGCTTTTCGAGTTTTGTCTCCCTGTTCTTGATCAGACTTTGTTCAGACTAATTTCTAATGGTGTACCATGGCAGCAAAGGCTCTGTGCTGTGTCCATTCCAGGCCTAGGCCCCTTCCTTGCCTTTGTGCTTTCATGCAGTGATTTACTGTATCTCTGAGTACTTCTGAACATAATGCCCTTCTCAGCTGCCTCTCTTTGTCAGACGTACTCCAGTCCAGACTGTCTGTTGTCCTTTCGCATCCACATCTAATCCCATTTCATtgttggatatttttttttcctccactgtccAGAAAACTCTCATTCCATCTGTTGAGCAAAATCTTTTCTTGTTTGACTGTTGTCTCCACCCTTCTCTTCTACCCTGTGTTTCactcctttctgtctttctccctttcttttattctgttcctccctctcccttcctccagTCAGTCgttcttctcctcctctatTGTTGCATGGCAGCTGTATTAGGCATGACGGATGACGTAATGTCACTCCGTTGAGGCTGAGGGGgggcaagagagaaaaaggggaaaaaaagagagattgtCTTTCTATTCACTCCAGTCTGAGGCCCGTTGATGTCTTGTTGTGTAACAGAATGAGGTGTCCAACATCTGTACTTGGCCTGTTGTCACTGAGTCTTtgtcacatacatatacatacacacacacacactgtctcgcACACTCAGTTGCTGTCCTGTATTtcaaaatacagaaagaagAATGCATCTTGAAAATGGAGGCCGTGCTCCAGATTATCAGCTGAAGACTCAGGCTAGCAGAAAGCCGTCTTCCACTgtaagagttttatttttctgatgcAAAAAGCACATGTTTAGCTTTTTACACCCGAGTCTACTATTGCCAAATGTGTCCTGCTCTTTATCTCAGTACTGAAAAGTATCTGTAGAATGCATGGAGGAGATGTTTAGTTGAGAGAATAAATACAGTGACTGTGGCAAAAAAGTAAACTGTACAATCTGCTGTTTGAACTCCCAAATCGTTCTCTCAGAacaagaggtggaagaggaggaggtacTTCATGGTGTAttaatgtgtgcacatgtgtagtCTGTCTCATGATATACAGCGCGCTGCCCAGTTGCACACTTCTTACCTGCTGTGACTCACTGTTACCTTTCTTGTGTCTTCCACCTTTACTCCtagtggaggaagaggaagaacttCACCCAGGAGGAGGTACGTTACCTGCTGAATGGCGTGAAGACATACGGCTTCTCCTGGAACTCCATCTTGTGGTCATACCCCTTCCAAGCTGGACGTGCCAATGTTGACCTGGCTAAAAAATACAGGCGACTAATGGCAGCAAAAGGAAATTAACTTAAACATAAGATACTTGATCTTTTCCTCTTCAGCTGTCAGATTGCATTGAGATTAATTGCCTGAAtgtcctctctgttttttgttttgtttttttcccagaaagCTGAAGCCCAGAATGTGAGTTGCACATAATCCTGGCCCTAAGACAGTGGAACAGCCGATGGCCGTCTGTAAATAAAcagcattgatttatttataagaCCTTGATTCTTTTGGTTTTGAAatgctgtatttatttgcacataatCCGAAATAgccagaaaaaatatattgaaattaaTAAACTTACTTTGTATTTTGCATAAAATCTTTTACTGGAATGGCCATTTCTCCTTTAAGGGTTGACTATTTGCTTGTTCAGCTTTTGAATGCCAGTCTTCTGCACAGCGTTTCCAGTATCAAGTTCAGCTTTTGCTCTCTGCCTACTAATACATGGAAATAGTTTCTGTGGTAGTTTTTTGTTCTGCATTAAAGCAGATATTgcactttctgaaaatgtatttttgactTTCAGTATTGTCTAGTTCCTGTGCCACAGTTATGTCTATATAGAATGATTCAGTTTTTCATAAAAGTCTGTAAACCATCTttcatgaaaattaaataaactgaaatgtgaCCAATGGGTAAGTCAGTGTCCCTTGTGTCTTACTTCCTTACCATACAGTGTCACGGAAACGAATACTGAGAAgctctggtttgtttgtttttgtgctttggCCATCGCAGTCcatagagagacaggaaatcaACAAGAGGAGGATGGACTCAAGTCCAGCCGTTTTGTTTATTGAGCTGAAAGCTTCTGGTATGACAGGAATCACAAATAGCGCAAATCATGCTGCTTATCATCTATCCTGTGTGCATCGAGAACCAGCTCAGTCTCTTAACTCTGTCCTTTACTTGTAGGCCAGCTTAACTGAAATCACTGTCTAAGGAGTGCCTCTCCCACTCCATAGGGACCCATCAAATCTTTGCCCTGCCCTGAGGCTTAGGCTGTTACAGCGAGGAGGGGCTGGAGGAGACAGAAAGCTGAGTTAAATGGGAAAACCACTGAATCTCAAGTCGTGTCGTCTTTCCTAACAGTTCAGTCAGACTGTAAAATTTCACCATTGTACCACATAGCCGCAAGTTTCAAATCTGGCCCCGCGTAATGTTGCCTTCATGGTTATCTAGtgaaaacaaactggaaaacatGACTATGAGCACCCACAGAAACCAGAGATTTCCTAATTGGGATCAGTTATTACATATGCAAAAGGAAGCTCATTTGGGTGGGAAAGCTGAAAAACTGAATCCATAAAGCCAggcaactttatttttttatggcgCTGCTCCAAGTTGTACATGTTGGTGACATTACATGTTTGTCTTGCGTGTGTGGTTTATGGATTAGAGGGCGAGATCTTGACGTTCAAAGCAAACACTGCAGTTGAAAGAGGAACATGCATTTATTCCACTCTAATAGGATATAGCTGCATCAGCAAAGTAAAAAGGCTATTTCTCCGAGTGCTATTTTAGACTAGGCATaatttctctttcctctctcataACAGTACACTGACAACCATGTAGAAATGTTGGGATAGCTATGTAGTGAGAGCAGGCAGAGTCTGGTGGGAGAGGTATGTGAGGAGCACATTTCTCATGCGCTCTAACACAGTCATACCGGAGACTTTTGACCCAGGCGCCCCGAAAAACCCCTTCCTTTGGAAAGAATGTGGCCTcgtctctccccttctcttccctcccctctcccacaTTCATCAGCCAGTCCACTGTGAGAAGGCACTGTCTCTCGCTACATGTTATGGACTGTGTTGGCAGGAATTTgatgtgtgcatacacacagtttttctgtgtctctAGCATGTAGCGTGGTGTGGATTGAGGGCTCGGCTGACATAAGTGCTAtaaaacagggagaaagaggaattTCCCTTCGCAGAGAAGCAGCTCCATATGTGCATAACCAGATCCGTACTTGATCCATGCAGGACACTTTCAGGCTCAGCTAAAATCACATTCCACACTCAAATTAATGGGATGAACAGAAAACTAcatctgtggctctgtggcctAACAACTAATGAATGTAAAATACAAACTAAGCCAGCTGTTGACTCACCAAGGATACTGGGCTGCTACCTTACACTCCCCCGACACACTGCAAATCTTTATAAATCAGTTGATTTATCACTATGTCAAACCCAACACCAGATCTGCTTATTTTTGCCATTATTCAGATCACAGAATAGTGTCAAAATATGGAAACAGTATTTCTTCCAGTTGAAAAACTTAAGGGTCTGTAACAATAACACATTTGGTtggaataatcttattttattttttcacaagcAACTGAAGCAAGCCATTATGTGAAATAtaaccccccacacacacttcctctaataactgaaaatacaataaggtaacttcctgtttcagagtTGGAAAGGGGAATATTACAGTCCAAGCACAATTGTGTTACAGCATACAGGCTGATTCAAACCCCCATGAGGTGAATGAGGGGAACACACTGCGGCAAGCATCTTGACATTTTATTGGTCCTGCTTTCCAATGGTATGCTTGTTATGTCTCAATCATTTGACTAAATTGCATTGCTTGCCCCCTCTGCCTTTAACCAAAAAGCCCTTACCCACAAGGCATTTTAGCACGGCTCATGAGTGCTACACACCTACTTCACCATCTTGAGACGCAATGTTTCCCTTTCATACAAAATgaacttttctcattttttgttccTATTTCCCTTCAACCTTTCCCTTCCCTTTATGTTATTTCCCTTCAGCGTTTTACTGCATGGTGCTGCCATAAGGCAACAGGTACTTTTTCTTCATGCCCTCCAAGAGAATTCATTTAAATTCTTGGTGCTTTATTTGTTCACAGGAATACTGATGTCAAGTGACATCATGTCTGAGTCCCTTTACCCCCAACCCACACACCTTTGAAGAGATGGCTGCAAAGTGCTGCTATAGGTATAGTTATTATATCCTATTAGCTACTAACACAACATGTGGGCATTTCTCCTagaattaaagcaaaattgtaTGGATACTTATAAGTCATTTTTcaataaggtaaaaaaaagattatatatCAGTTATTTATAATATGAAAAGTTGCTGAAAAGGCAACTGGtgattcaaacaatatttgAATCAATGTTATTGTAAACACTTTTGACCTAAAGAAATTCTCTGATCTTCAGATTTTGTTTCCAATTGCgtaacagtcttttttttttttttttttccaaatttgtaCTAAGACCATAAACCGAGTCTCCCATTACACCATTTGAAAGCTTCTGTAGACATTACACTGAAATTGAATTAAAGCTGATTTCAACCTActccaccaagaaaaaaaaaatgtttgcagttttaacaaaaaaagaaattttgcCATTCAGTAACCATttagaaatatatttgaaaaaaaaaaaaatcagagctgTATCCCTTTATTAGGCCACTTAAGGTGAGAAAAACCTGTCCGTGATTATTTCAGAAATCATGTAGTAAAGGGTTAAGAGGCTTTAACAGATCGATCCATCGTGTCCATTTAAACTCTTCCGTGTTGTTTCTTTGCCTCCTCCGTGTTTTCACATCAGCTCAGTGGAAGCGCTCATGTCTGTTATGGGAATGTCATCGGGGATCTTGACAGCGTTGGGAATGAGGTCACTGGCGAGGTCATTTCCTGTCAGGTCCAAGTGCTTTAAGAGTCCACTGACGCTTTCCTCGCTGTTGACATCACACACAAGCTGCTCCAAATTCCCTGCACCCGCACCCACACCCTCGGGCTCCACCAGCTTTTCCAGAGATTCTACGGTTTCTACAGATTCTTCCGGGACAGACATGGAATTCACAGCAGCTTCAACACCGTCTTGGCATTCTCCGACCCCTGGGACATCTGACGACTCATCTGGATTGGCCGGGGAGGGAGCAGTGTCGATGGCCAGGGAAGTGAGCTCAGGGACACCCAGGTCTACCAAAGGGGCTGAAGAAAGATCTGGCTCAGGGAGAGACTCCTCCTGGTTCAGCTGGGCTATCTCCTGCTCCAGAGCCTCAGCTGGGGGTGGCACTGGCTCTGAGGTGGGCTCTGGGGCTGCCTCCATAGGCTCTGGTTCTGGGTTAGGTTCTGGGACAGGCTCTGGCTCAGCGACAGGTTGCGGCTCAGCGACAGGTTCTGGGGCTGGGGGTTCAATTGCTGAGACTGGCTCAGGTGGGGCTGGGGTTTCCTCTGCCACAGGCTCTGGTGCATTATCTTTGAGTGGGGCTGGGGCTGCAGGAGCCTCTGGCTCAGGTTCTGCCTTGATCTCTGCTATAGGTTCTTCCGCTGGTTCAGACGCCACTACAGCCGGTTTTTCTGCCTCAACAGCCTCCTGATTCTGTGGGATCACTGGTGCTGCTGGCATAGCTGCTGGCTCCTCTGCAGCCTTCTGTTCAGTGGCAGCAGTTTCTGCGCTGCTGGCTGGGGCCCCCTGCCTCTTGCTGGACCTGATTCCCATGCTGAGCCTATACAGGAAAAGCTATAGATCAGAATAAAATGAGAACAAACTgtccaaatgcacacacaggggATCAACTAACAGAACTACACCCACTGGGTATGGCATTCAACTGATTCTTGCAGCAGTGAAAATGGGAACTGACAAATTCCTCCAATAGGCCTATCAATAGGCAGTAATCCCTCTGAATGCATAAAAGTGCAATTTACAGTTAAGctacaataataacaaatggTAAAGAAGGTAATCTGACTCACAGCTAAGAAACAGTTTTTATAGCTAACCaaagacatgtttgtttgtattggAACACTGTGTACCCTTCCTTCTGTCCTTCCCTGAGTAAAATCACGTGTGTGTTAATGGTATAAAGACACTGGCATGTCAATATGAAACTGATCATGGATGTCTCAAGAGCCTGCGGATAAACCAAAGTCAAGAACTGCCACCACTGAAAgcacatttaattattttattccatGCAACTCAATGGCACTTGTCAGTTCTTAAATCCCACACGAGATTAAATCCGGACAAGTTGTGTCATgtgcgcaaaaaaaaaaaaaaaaaatctttgctaTTGAACTGTTCCCCTAAAACGAATAAAAgggggaaaacaacaaaaacaaaaatcaaaaagaaaccGGTTTGCCTGTAGCCTTTTCCTCTTAATTTAATCGCTAATTGCCCTGTAAAAACAACCACACCTCGCTCCAGCTGCTGTCTATCAGAACCACGGATCCACACACCCAGATCTGTCCAAACGCACTTTAAATTTAACTCAACTCGCGAACATTACCCCTGCACCCCGACAGACAATTTACTGCTGTTAATTATTGGCCATTACGTGAGCATTTGGTTTGAGATAAaactaaaaagcaaaaaaaagaacaaaggagCTGTCGCGAACGACCCCGCCTCCCTCCCATGCTGAACAAGCTGTTAAAACTATCTGAAATTAACAGAGGAGGGGAATAAACACTGACCACAACATgcactggaaaaacagaaatcagtAAACCAACCTTGTGAGTCTTTTGCGGTGAAGTTAAAGGAAAGAAAGCGACGGGAGGTCTTGCACACACTTGACTCGCAGGGAGCTCTGCGCCTCGGACTGACTGCTGGAGCGAAGCGCGCACCAAGCGAGCGGGACACAACTTGGGGAAGGCGGCTACGGTTCGTGCGCGTCCACAGCCTTGCGCGTCCACCGTGTGAGGGAATGGTAAATACACCCCGACCACGACACTTACCAGACTCAGTGCTGCCTTggctttctgtcttcctctgtcgATGTGAGTCAAgttaaaggaaaggaaatgaaacctTGCCACGGGCAGCCCTCGCTCCGCATGTTTTGGTCAATGTTTTGAGGGGGGAACAGCGGCGTCGGCTCTGCGTCACATTTATAAACCAACcttaaatgaacatttttggCAGTGGCAGACCTTCACCTGGGTCAAATCTGTTTAAACTGGCCATCGGTGATCGACCTGCTGTTCATTAACCGCAAGCAGTGACGCAAGAGTTGACCAGAGTTCATCTGGTAAATCATTTTATAAACAGCTTACCATATGATCAGAAAGGAGAAGTCACCAtattttgatcagctgatcaagCATGAACGTTAACCCCGTGACTCATTTTGCGCAGTCAACAAGCCACTCGAGGCTGTTTCTTCCTggattttaacatttaaagcaGTAAGTTCATTATAATATCTAAAATTATAAGCTGTAGCAGTAAAGATTGAACGCTTGCTCAAACATTTCTAAAGATTATTCAGCAGGATATGGagttcaccttatttttgctaATATAAATACTGTGTTgttactttctctttctctctccctctctctctcacacacaaacacactcagacacatattattaaaattattgttatttgttttcttttgacagGTTAAAGGGCTGAAGACCTAAAAGTGCTTCAGTTATGGCTGCTCTATCTGTGTTGACACACAAAAGGAGAGCATGTTGGGTTCctgtgctgctcctcctcctcctgctcatcTTCATCCAGATGACTGCCTCCCTGGTAGTCTTTGGCGGTGTGTTTATCCACTCCAGTGAAGCCCTCATCAGCCCCTTTCACTTCTGTCTAATGGGTGAAGATGACAAACTGTCTTGTGATGAGCCCCACAGCCCTGAGAGCGCTGTCGGAGCAGCAGCCACCCACACAAACAGTAACGTCCTCAGGTCGCTGGTGGTCCTGTGTCTGTACACTCCACTGGTGCTGGTGGCCTTTGCCCTGCTGGCCCTGCTGTTGGCGGCCTACGCCGAGGACCGAGGGGCGCTGTGGTTCAGTGTGCTCTGCCAGGCGATGGCAAGCCAATTCACCCTCCTCGGCATCACCATGTTTGTGGGACTCTACTGGTCCTACATGAGCCTGGCTGACATGACGGTGTGGTACTAcacgtgtgtgggtgtgcatgttgAGCTGGCCGCCACAGCTCTGCTGAGCTGTGTGGTGGCAAAAACGGTGATGGCTGACTGGTTGTAGATGGATGAGTATGACTTAAATTTCAACAGTTGTATAGTCTCAGCTCAGCCCAACGTGCCTGAACTGTGcagtgaaatgaacaaaaagaaaaaaaaatcaggtacACTTGATGGACAGGAGGGAAGCTCAAATTATAAAGCCAGTGTGCCTGATAAAGGGTATGTGATTTTATACAGTTTAAAAGTGTTAGACCAATATTTGCCTTTGTGAATACAGTTAAAAGCCCAAGTAAATGACTATAATGTTATGTTGTGAGAGTGTCAATATTTACTTTAACAATGTTTTGAGTTCAGTTCTACATAAACTGGTTTGTGAACGTCTAGACATTTCCTGAGTTATGGCCTTCTCTGACTAAACACTGCTTGTTCAAGGGAATTGACATTTCtgatgtttatcttttttttgtatataaaatgaaaagacactgataaataaatataatatatttttaaactgctgttttatcatttgtttcAGGAGAGAAACTTTAATATGGTCTAGAGAACAAATATTGACAAATGATATACCATTCCTCTCATCTTGGACAGTTCGGCATCTCTGAACAATGATGTGAGGCTAGAATCTAATACCAAGAGACCACATGTAGAGCTGCCTTAAGGACATTACCTGATTATTTGCTGCCAGCTATATACAGTcatgtcttgctcaaagacacgtCGGCAGTACAAATTCTTACCAAAACTAGAGCTTTAACATTGCTCTCCTTATTGAAGGACAATTCCTCTTATCAGTAGGATAGAGGAATTGTCAACTTGAGGTTAGATTTCCATGTTGATGTGCAAAACACCGCaaagctgaaaacacacattttagtgGCATGAAACAAAGTTCAGTCTCAGGTGAAAAAAATTTCCCGCACAAGCCGAAAGTCGTCGTCCTCCGCTGCTGTGCTGGCCGGTGCCTGTgacttttcctctgttttctcaaTGTTTACTACACGACTGTGATCCTGAGCAggtcctgacctctgacctccagcctgCTGATGCTCTGCATATG is a genomic window containing:
- the LOC115360699 gene encoding E3 ubiquitin-protein ligase RNF12-B-like, whose protein sequence is MGIRSSKRQGAPASSAETAATEQKAAEEPAAMPAAPVIPQNQEAVEAEKPAVVASEPAEEPIAEIKAEPEPEAPAAPAPLKDNAPEPVAEETPAPPEPVSAIEPPAPEPVAEPQPVAEPEPVPEPNPEPEPMEAAPEPTSEPVPPPAEALEQEIAQLNQEESLPEPDLSSAPLVDLGVPELTSLAIDTAPSPANPDESSDVPGVGECQDGVEAAVNSMSVPEESVETVESLEKLVEPEGVGAGAGNLEQLVCDVNSEESVSGLLKHLDLTGNDLASDLIPNAVKIPDDIPITDMSASTELM